A DNA window from Castanea sativa cultivar Marrone di Chiusa Pesio chromosome 7, ASM4071231v1 contains the following coding sequences:
- the LOC142644575 gene encoding protein SRC2-like has protein sequence MACDYRTLEVEIELAKGLPYVNHLQRMKSYAVVYIWDIKNNLRSNKKTSSVCKVDGSNPTWNFKVKFHIDFASAKQNHYALVVKLKSRRKTHGLPDKYIGEVRVLISELREGSDNAAEDTIRVTKNVQTSPEKFQGELAFSYNFGEPIADPLTEVNIGKKKSFKDVAWKMGKNFLELLDKILAEDIEWQRDANGQVLLHVHHPFSEAGQT, from the exons ATGGCTTGCGATTACAGGACTTTAGAAGTTGAGATTGAGTTAGCCAAGGGGCTGCCATACGTAAATCATTTACAAAGAATGAAATCTTACGCCGTGGTTTACATTTGGGACATCAAAAACAACCTTCGTTCCAACAAGAAAACATCATCGGTTTGCAAAGTAGATGGTTCAAACCCCACATGGAACTTCAAGGTTAAGTTCCACATTGACTTCGCCAGTGCCAAGCAGAACCACTATGCTCTGGTTGTTAAGCTCAAGTCGCGCCGGAAAACTCACGGTCTCCCGGACAAATATATCGGCGAAGTCCGTGTGCTCATCTCAGAACTGCGTGAAGGTTCTGATAATGCAGCAGAAGATACAATACGTGTGACAAAGAATGTTCAGACTTCGCCTGAGAAGTTCCAAGGAGAGCTAGCCTTTTCTTATAATTTCGGAGAACCAATTGCCGATCCTCTTACCGAGGTGAATATTGGAAAGAAGAAGAGCTTTAAAGACGTTGCCTGGAAAATGGGAAAG AACTTCCTGGAGTTGTTGGACAAAATTCTGGCCGAAGATATTGAGTGGCAAAGAGATGCAAATGGCCAAGTGCTTCTCCATGTGCACCATCCTTTTTCTGAAGCAGGCCAAACATAG
- the LOC142642696 gene encoding G2/mitotic-specific cyclin-2-like isoform X2 — MDESKENYPSLISHSSFHEEGVGMEGAKFMREMGYTHREALSNINQNIVGASLKSYMANNAEFKGKFAAQMVQHCHGEISEAKKVTSLAPNPTSLEDCTIIDVVEYDDASDGQVPMFVKHTEAMLDEIDRMEEIEMEDVEEPVIDIDSSDLKDPLAVVEYIDDITAYYRETENSSCVSPNYMAHQFDINKKMRAILIDWLIEVHCKFELMDETLFLTVNLIDRFLEHQTVLRKKLQLVGLTAMLLACKYEEVSVPIVEDLVMISDKAYTREEVLEMERFMVNTLQFKLSVPTPYVFMRRFLKAAQSDKKLELLSFFIIELCLVEYEMLKFPPSLLAAAAVYTAQCSLYCFKQWSRTIEWYTNYSEDQLLECSKLMVTCHQKAGTGKLTGAYRKYSTWKFGYAAKAEPAQFLLDL; from the exons ATGGATGAATCGAAGGAGAACTATCCAAGTCTCATTAGCCACTCAAGTTTTCATGAAG aaGGTGTTGGAATGGAGGGTGCCAAGTTCATGAGGGAAATGGGATATACTCATCGAGAGGCTTTAAGTAACATCAATCAGAATATCGTTGGAGCTAGCTTAAAGTCTTATATGGCAAACAATGCAGAATTCAAAGG GAAGTTCGCAGCACAAATGGTCCAACACTGCCATGGAGAAATATCT GAAGCTAAGAAAGTAACCTCATTGGCTCCAAATCCAACTAGCTTGGAAGATTGTACAATAATAGATGTGGTGGAGTATGATGATGCTAGTGATGGTCAAGTTCCGATGTTTGTGAAGCACACTGAAGCCATGCTAGATGAAATTGATCGAATG GAAGAGATTGAGATGGAAGATGTGGAGGAACCAGTTATTGATATCGACAGCAGTGATCTGAAAGATCCACTTGCGGTTGTTGAGTACATAGATGATATAACTGCTTACTACAGGGAAACTGAG AATTCTAGCTGTGTTTCTCCAAATTACATGGCTCATCAATTCGACATCAACAAGAAAATGAGGGCTATCCTCATTGACTGGCTTATCGAG GTTCACTGCAAATTTGAGCTTATGGACGAGACCTTATTCCTCACTGTCAACCTTATAGACAGGTTCTTAGAGCATCAAACAGTTCTCAGAAAGAAGCTTCAATTGGTTGGGCTGACAGCCATGCTATTAGCTTGCAAATATGAGGAAGTTTCTGTCCCTATAGTAGAGGATCTTGTTATGATATCAGACAAGGCCTATACAAGAGAAGAAGTTCTTGAAATG GAGAGATTTATGGTGAACACATTACAATTTAAGTTGTCTGTGCCTACCCCATATGTGTTTATGAGGAGATTCCTTAAGGCAGCTCAATCTGACAAAAAG CTCGAGCTCCTATCCTTCTTTATCATTGAGCTATGCCTAGTGGAGTACGAAATGCTCAAGTTCCCACCGTCTTTGCTAGCTGCTGCAGCAGTTTACACAGCTCAATGTAGCCTTTACTGCTTCAAGCAATGGAGCAGAACTATTGAGTGGTATACTAACTACTCAGAAGATCAGCTTCT AGAATGCTCCAAATTGATGGTTACTTGCCATCAGAAGGCTGGAACTGGGAAACTCACTGGAGCATATAGAAAGTACAGTACTTGGAAGTTTGGATATGCCGCAAAAGCTGAACCAGCTCAGTTTCTTCTGGATCTTTGA
- the LOC142642696 gene encoding G2/mitotic-specific cyclin-2-like isoform X3 codes for MDESKENYPSLISHSSFHEGVGMEGAKFMREMGYTHREALSNINQNIVGASLKSYMANNAEFKGKFAAQMVQHCHGEISEAKKVTSLAPNPTSLEDCTIIDVVEYDDASDGQVPMFVKHTEAMLDEIDRMEEIEMEDVEEPVIDIDSSDLKDPLAVVEYIDDITAYYRETENSSCVSPNYMAHQFDINKKMRAILIDWLIEVHCKFELMDETLFLTVNLIDRFLEHQTVLRKKLQLVGLTAMLLACKYEEVSVPIVEDLVMISDKAYTREEVLEMERFMVNTLQFKLSVPTPYVFMRRFLKAAQSDKKLELLSFFIIELCLVEYEMLKFPPSLLAAAAVYTAQCSLYCFKQWSRTIEWYTNYSEDQLLECSKLMVTCHQKAGTGKLTGAYRKYSTWKFGYAAKAEPAQFLLDL; via the exons ATGGATGAATCGAAGGAGAACTATCCAAGTCTCATTAGCCACTCAAGTTTTCATGAAG GTGTTGGAATGGAGGGTGCCAAGTTCATGAGGGAAATGGGATATACTCATCGAGAGGCTTTAAGTAACATCAATCAGAATATCGTTGGAGCTAGCTTAAAGTCTTATATGGCAAACAATGCAGAATTCAAAGG GAAGTTCGCAGCACAAATGGTCCAACACTGCCATGGAGAAATATCT GAAGCTAAGAAAGTAACCTCATTGGCTCCAAATCCAACTAGCTTGGAAGATTGTACAATAATAGATGTGGTGGAGTATGATGATGCTAGTGATGGTCAAGTTCCGATGTTTGTGAAGCACACTGAAGCCATGCTAGATGAAATTGATCGAATG GAAGAGATTGAGATGGAAGATGTGGAGGAACCAGTTATTGATATCGACAGCAGTGATCTGAAAGATCCACTTGCGGTTGTTGAGTACATAGATGATATAACTGCTTACTACAGGGAAACTGAG AATTCTAGCTGTGTTTCTCCAAATTACATGGCTCATCAATTCGACATCAACAAGAAAATGAGGGCTATCCTCATTGACTGGCTTATCGAG GTTCACTGCAAATTTGAGCTTATGGACGAGACCTTATTCCTCACTGTCAACCTTATAGACAGGTTCTTAGAGCATCAAACAGTTCTCAGAAAGAAGCTTCAATTGGTTGGGCTGACAGCCATGCTATTAGCTTGCAAATATGAGGAAGTTTCTGTCCCTATAGTAGAGGATCTTGTTATGATATCAGACAAGGCCTATACAAGAGAAGAAGTTCTTGAAATG GAGAGATTTATGGTGAACACATTACAATTTAAGTTGTCTGTGCCTACCCCATATGTGTTTATGAGGAGATTCCTTAAGGCAGCTCAATCTGACAAAAAG CTCGAGCTCCTATCCTTCTTTATCATTGAGCTATGCCTAGTGGAGTACGAAATGCTCAAGTTCCCACCGTCTTTGCTAGCTGCTGCAGCAGTTTACACAGCTCAATGTAGCCTTTACTGCTTCAAGCAATGGAGCAGAACTATTGAGTGGTATACTAACTACTCAGAAGATCAGCTTCT AGAATGCTCCAAATTGATGGTTACTTGCCATCAGAAGGCTGGAACTGGGAAACTCACTGGAGCATATAGAAAGTACAGTACTTGGAAGTTTGGATATGCCGCAAAAGCTGAACCAGCTCAGTTTCTTCTGGATCTTTGA
- the LOC142644783 gene encoding uncharacterized protein LOC142644783, producing the protein MENTAMLKDWFDRVDSEKTGTITAPQLKSALSVGNLEFSLSVVQQMIRMYDFDRNGTMSFDEFVALNKFLLKVQQAFSDRERGRGYIVPDDVYEALVKIGFSLDSPAFYTVCESFDQKKNGRFRLDDFISLCIFLQSARNLFSSFDTAKQGRVTLDLNQFVFCTANCRI; encoded by the exons ATGGAGAACACGGCGATGCTGAAGGACTGGTTCGATCGAGTCGACTCGGAGAAAACCGGGACCATCACAGCTCCTCAGCTCAag AGCGCTCTCTCCGTCGGAAACCTCGAATTCTCTCTCTCCGTCGTCCAGCAAATGATCAG GATGTACGATTTTGACAGAAATGGCACTATGAGCTTCGATG aaTTTGTTGCACTCAACAAGTTCCTTCTTAAG GTTCAACAAGCTTTCTCTGACCGAGAAAG GGGTCGTGGCTATATTGTTCCGGATGACGTATATGAG GCGTTGGTGAAGATTGGTTTCTCATTGGACTCTCCTGCTTTTTACACAGTTTGCGAG AGCTTTGatcaaaagaagaatgggagATTTCGGCTGGATGACTTCATAtctctttgtatatttttacaGTCTGCTCG GAATTTATTCAGTTCATTTGATACAGCAAAGCAAGGCAGGGTGACTCTTGATCTCAACCAGTTTGTCTTTTGCA CTGCAAATTGTAGAATATGA
- the LOC142642696 gene encoding G2/mitotic-specific cyclin-2-like isoform X1 — MVIKMDESKENYPSLISHSSFHEEGVGMEGAKFMREMGYTHREALSNINQNIVGASLKSYMANNAEFKGKFAAQMVQHCHGEISEAKKVTSLAPNPTSLEDCTIIDVVEYDDASDGQVPMFVKHTEAMLDEIDRMEEIEMEDVEEPVIDIDSSDLKDPLAVVEYIDDITAYYRETENSSCVSPNYMAHQFDINKKMRAILIDWLIEVHCKFELMDETLFLTVNLIDRFLEHQTVLRKKLQLVGLTAMLLACKYEEVSVPIVEDLVMISDKAYTREEVLEMERFMVNTLQFKLSVPTPYVFMRRFLKAAQSDKKLELLSFFIIELCLVEYEMLKFPPSLLAAAAVYTAQCSLYCFKQWSRTIEWYTNYSEDQLLECSKLMVTCHQKAGTGKLTGAYRKYSTWKFGYAAKAEPAQFLLDL, encoded by the exons atg GTGATTAAAATGGATGAATCGAAGGAGAACTATCCAAGTCTCATTAGCCACTCAAGTTTTCATGAAG aaGGTGTTGGAATGGAGGGTGCCAAGTTCATGAGGGAAATGGGATATACTCATCGAGAGGCTTTAAGTAACATCAATCAGAATATCGTTGGAGCTAGCTTAAAGTCTTATATGGCAAACAATGCAGAATTCAAAGG GAAGTTCGCAGCACAAATGGTCCAACACTGCCATGGAGAAATATCT GAAGCTAAGAAAGTAACCTCATTGGCTCCAAATCCAACTAGCTTGGAAGATTGTACAATAATAGATGTGGTGGAGTATGATGATGCTAGTGATGGTCAAGTTCCGATGTTTGTGAAGCACACTGAAGCCATGCTAGATGAAATTGATCGAATG GAAGAGATTGAGATGGAAGATGTGGAGGAACCAGTTATTGATATCGACAGCAGTGATCTGAAAGATCCACTTGCGGTTGTTGAGTACATAGATGATATAACTGCTTACTACAGGGAAACTGAG AATTCTAGCTGTGTTTCTCCAAATTACATGGCTCATCAATTCGACATCAACAAGAAAATGAGGGCTATCCTCATTGACTGGCTTATCGAG GTTCACTGCAAATTTGAGCTTATGGACGAGACCTTATTCCTCACTGTCAACCTTATAGACAGGTTCTTAGAGCATCAAACAGTTCTCAGAAAGAAGCTTCAATTGGTTGGGCTGACAGCCATGCTATTAGCTTGCAAATATGAGGAAGTTTCTGTCCCTATAGTAGAGGATCTTGTTATGATATCAGACAAGGCCTATACAAGAGAAGAAGTTCTTGAAATG GAGAGATTTATGGTGAACACATTACAATTTAAGTTGTCTGTGCCTACCCCATATGTGTTTATGAGGAGATTCCTTAAGGCAGCTCAATCTGACAAAAAG CTCGAGCTCCTATCCTTCTTTATCATTGAGCTATGCCTAGTGGAGTACGAAATGCTCAAGTTCCCACCGTCTTTGCTAGCTGCTGCAGCAGTTTACACAGCTCAATGTAGCCTTTACTGCTTCAAGCAATGGAGCAGAACTATTGAGTGGTATACTAACTACTCAGAAGATCAGCTTCT AGAATGCTCCAAATTGATGGTTACTTGCCATCAGAAGGCTGGAACTGGGAAACTCACTGGAGCATATAGAAAGTACAGTACTTGGAAGTTTGGATATGCCGCAAAAGCTGAACCAGCTCAGTTTCTTCTGGATCTTTGA